Proteins found in one Cobetia sp. L2A1 genomic segment:
- a CDS encoding aminotransferase-like domain-containing protein encodes MTIWMPMLDPAMPRYRALADAIRLDIASGRLPAGTRLPPQRRLADALGVTVGTITRGYAEAERRGLVTSRVGSGTYINGLVSAQRVSAEGFGHVFRVGAACGEPPDAGVSWEASLESIDLTMSLPPPHPARQQGMADALVAISQSPAALQHCVDYQNEFGRDNQRQLLANWMGELGVPVVAEELMLTQGGQNGITLALSALMAPGEALVAGALTYPGLISASAERGLKLLRIPLDEEGMDIEALARLCRQQVPRMVYVMAEQNNPGGAQLSHARREALVALARQYDFWILEDGVQYLPPEECGMQLYQLAPERTLYLFSTSKLLAGGLRLGVLRAPVALLPRLGATLRSHSWMVAPLLVETVCTWLTSGNAAPLIAWQMEEVRARQRLAHSVLNEWSLAARPSSFDLWLELPEGQRSQAMVESLAIRGIHVTSAEPFCVGNEPPPQALRLCLSAAASRETLTHALEIVRELLLAPPALRCTTL; translated from the coding sequence ATGACAATCTGGATGCCCATGCTTGATCCGGCCATGCCACGCTATCGTGCGCTTGCGGATGCCATTCGGCTGGATATCGCCTCTGGCCGGCTGCCAGCCGGCACGCGACTTCCACCTCAACGACGGCTGGCGGATGCGCTAGGCGTGACAGTGGGTACCATCACGCGTGGTTACGCTGAGGCCGAGCGTCGTGGGCTGGTTACGTCACGTGTCGGCAGTGGCACCTACATCAACGGCCTCGTCAGCGCGCAGCGTGTATCTGCTGAAGGCTTTGGTCATGTCTTCCGGGTAGGGGCCGCCTGTGGAGAACCTCCGGATGCGGGGGTCTCTTGGGAGGCTTCACTTGAGTCGATTGATCTCACCATGAGCCTGCCGCCACCGCACCCTGCACGACAGCAAGGAATGGCAGATGCGCTAGTGGCGATCAGCCAATCACCTGCCGCTCTCCAGCATTGTGTCGACTATCAGAATGAGTTCGGGCGTGACAATCAAAGGCAACTCCTGGCGAATTGGATGGGGGAGCTGGGCGTGCCGGTCGTCGCTGAAGAGCTGATGCTGACGCAGGGTGGCCAGAATGGCATCACCTTGGCGCTATCTGCCTTGATGGCCCCTGGTGAAGCTCTGGTGGCGGGTGCGCTGACCTATCCCGGGCTGATATCCGCGAGCGCCGAACGTGGTCTGAAGCTCTTGCGCATACCATTGGATGAAGAGGGCATGGACATCGAGGCTCTGGCGCGTCTATGTCGTCAGCAGGTGCCCAGAATGGTCTATGTGATGGCCGAGCAGAACAATCCGGGCGGTGCACAATTATCCCACGCACGGCGTGAAGCGTTGGTGGCGCTCGCACGACAGTACGATTTCTGGATTCTGGAAGATGGCGTGCAGTATCTGCCGCCAGAGGAGTGCGGTATGCAGCTCTATCAGCTGGCACCGGAGCGAACCTTGTATCTCTTCAGCACCTCCAAGCTTCTGGCAGGCGGCCTGCGACTGGGTGTATTGCGTGCGCCTGTGGCGCTACTTCCCCGTCTTGGTGCCACCTTGCGCAGTCACAGCTGGATGGTGGCGCCGTTGCTGGTCGAAACGGTGTGTACCTGGTTGACCAGTGGCAATGCCGCGCCCTTGATCGCCTGGCAGATGGAGGAGGTGCGTGCGCGACAGCGGTTGGCGCACTCCGTCCTGAACGAGTGGTCTCTGGCGGCGCGGCCTTCCTCGTTCGACCTGTGGCTTGAATTACCCGAGGGACAACGTAGTCAGGCAATGGTCGAATCACTGGCGATTCGCGGCATTCATGTCACCAGCGCTGAGCCATTCTGTGTCGGTAATGAACCCCCACCACAGGCGCTGCGTCTTTGTCTGAGCGCCGCCGCGAGTCGCGAGACGTTGACGCACGCGCTCGAAATCGTTCGCGAGCTGCTGCTCGCTCCCCCAGCGCTGCGCTGTACGACGCTTTAG
- a CDS encoding acyl-CoA thioesterase, translated as MSDQHPDQHDALPGQHQLIMTELMTPDMANFSGKVHGGAILKKLDEVAFACASRYSGNYVVTLSVDQVRFKQPIHVGELVTFLASVNHVGRSSMEVGIKVVAESIQGRLIRHTNSCYLTMVAVDPDGHPVPVPPLNLETQEQKLRFHKAGIRKKLRKQAEEEEKRQESMEF; from the coding sequence ATGAGCGACCAGCACCCCGACCAGCATGACGCACTGCCAGGCCAACACCAGCTGATCATGACGGAGCTGATGACTCCTGACATGGCCAACTTCAGTGGCAAGGTTCATGGTGGCGCGATTCTCAAGAAGCTGGATGAAGTGGCATTCGCCTGTGCGAGTCGCTACAGCGGCAACTATGTAGTCACCCTGTCGGTAGACCAGGTTCGTTTCAAGCAGCCCATCCACGTCGGCGAACTGGTGACGTTTCTCGCCTCCGTCAATCATGTCGGCCGCTCTTCCATGGAGGTCGGCATCAAGGTGGTTGCCGAATCCATTCAGGGCCGCCTGATTCGCCACACCAATAGCTGCTATCTGACCATGGTCGCAGTGGACCCGGATGGCCACCCCGTACCGGTACCGCCACTGAACCTGGAGACCCAGGAGCAGAAACTGCGCTTCCACAAGGCAGGAATCCGCAAGAAGCTGCGCAAGCAGGCCGAAGAAGAAGAGAAGCGTCAGGAATCGATGGAGTTCTGA
- a CDS encoding asparaginase — MADTKPVVQFIATGGTIAMKVDPVTKGVVPAISGDDLMQTVPDAAKYATIEVNNFSQMSANYIDAKWWSRLTQAVDDALARPEVAGVVVAQGTDTMEETAFWLDLTVKSDKPVVLIGAQRNASEPDFDGPRNLLNAIRIVTTPEATGKGVMVAMNSQINAARSVTKTHTGNVDTFKSGDFGFLGEVWDDKVVFSRTPLRRQHIDIGTGDMPRVEILPMFGGANGDLLRYAVDQGAKGIVVQATGMGNMNVSMFEAVKYALSKDVAVVISTRVPNGRTMPLYGFPGGGKTTYDAGAVMAGGLNPQKARLLLMLALHEGKTSKEDLEAVFDR, encoded by the coding sequence ATGGCAGATACGAAGCCGGTCGTACAGTTCATCGCCACGGGTGGCACCATCGCCATGAAGGTGGACCCTGTGACCAAGGGCGTGGTACCTGCCATTTCAGGCGATGACTTGATGCAGACGGTGCCGGATGCTGCCAAATACGCCACCATCGAGGTCAACAATTTCTCTCAGATGTCTGCCAACTATATCGATGCCAAGTGGTGGTCACGCCTCACTCAGGCAGTCGATGATGCACTGGCTCGGCCAGAAGTGGCGGGTGTCGTGGTCGCGCAGGGCACCGATACCATGGAAGAAACCGCATTTTGGCTGGACCTGACGGTCAAGTCTGATAAGCCCGTGGTGCTGATAGGCGCGCAACGCAATGCGTCAGAGCCTGATTTTGACGGGCCACGCAACCTGCTCAATGCCATTCGTATCGTCACCACGCCGGAAGCCACGGGCAAAGGTGTCATGGTTGCCATGAACAGCCAGATCAACGCCGCTCGCAGCGTGACCAAGACGCATACCGGCAATGTTGACACCTTCAAGTCAGGCGACTTCGGGTTTCTGGGCGAGGTCTGGGACGACAAGGTCGTATTCTCGCGTACACCGCTGCGTCGCCAACACATCGATATCGGCACTGGCGACATGCCGCGCGTAGAAATTCTGCCCATGTTCGGTGGCGCCAATGGTGACTTGCTGCGCTATGCCGTCGATCAGGGAGCGAAAGGTATCGTGGTTCAAGCGACCGGCATGGGCAACATGAATGTCTCCATGTTCGAGGCCGTGAAGTATGCGCTGTCGAAGGATGTGGCAGTGGTCATCTCGACACGTGTGCCTAATGGACGCACCATGCCGCTATATGGCTTCCCGGGCGGCGGAAAAACCACCTACGATGCCGGTGCCGTGATGGCTGGCGGTCTGAATCCCCAGAAGGCTCGCCTGTTGCTCATGTTGGCATTGCATGAGGGCAAGACCAGCAAGGAAGACCTCGAGGCCGTATTCGACCGCTGA
- a CDS encoding LysE family translocator produces the protein MESLAFLAPATLYMLSMTLTPGPNNVMLTASGANYGYWRTLPHIFGIMIGCLVLFVGIALGLGLIFERYPIVQTLLKLLGSAYLLYLAWKIATAPPPDFSSQQDARPMTFMAAALFQFANPKAWVMGIALMAGFLPDNGPVLLNALLLAGFAELVALPCISLWAGFGTAIGRLLRTERSWKIFNRVMGVLTASCVIFILR, from the coding sequence ATGGAATCCCTCGCCTTTCTGGCCCCCGCCACGCTATACATGCTGTCGATGACCCTGACGCCAGGTCCCAATAACGTCATGCTGACGGCCTCCGGTGCCAACTACGGCTACTGGCGCACCCTGCCGCATATTTTCGGCATCATGATTGGCTGCCTGGTGTTATTCGTTGGCATCGCACTCGGTCTGGGATTGATATTCGAGCGTTACCCAATCGTGCAGACTCTGCTCAAGCTACTGGGCAGCGCCTACCTGCTGTATCTGGCCTGGAAGATCGCCACGGCACCACCGCCCGATTTCTCAAGCCAGCAGGACGCGAGACCGATGACCTTCATGGCGGCAGCATTATTTCAGTTCGCCAACCCCAAAGCCTGGGTGATGGGTATCGCCTTGATGGCGGGGTTCCTGCCGGATAATGGACCGGTATTGCTCAATGCTCTGCTGCTGGCGGGTTTCGCTGAACTGGTCGCCCTGCCGTGCATCTCGCTATGGGCCGGTTTTGGTACCGCCATCGGCCGTCTACTGCGCACAGAGCGCTCCTGGAAGATATTCAATCGCGTGATGGGTGTGCTGACCGCCTCCTGCGTCATTTTCATTCTCCGCTAA
- a CDS encoding bifunctional transcriptional activator/DNA repair enzyme AdaA has product MTAAYSETDSVQANKTAADEALWQRVLSRQVIPGETIRYGVITTGIFCRVGCPSPSPLRDNLRIYPDNQTARAAGLRACRRCHPESEREVGAIESNHWLLATCRQLEAAITAGETAPSLATLATRAGLSTSHLQRRFKTLLGLSPAEYVSGLRQLRFHDLLEQGSNVTDAILAAGYRSTSRAYARADGISPSVRQQGGKDETLLGLHWPCSFGIPEQHCWLSAGISERGVVVIQLTDNREAGQQALEARLPKACWQHIDPQDENGQSLHAVLGARLLVLCEQPEISHALFLELPLDIRGTAFQLTVWQQLNATLSGNTLTYRQLAEALERPTASRAVANACGANPLALLTPCHRVVRGDGGLGGYRWGVELKQARLAQEAGDRVKP; this is encoded by the coding sequence ATGACGGCAGCATATTCCGAGACCGACAGCGTACAGGCGAACAAGACAGCCGCTGATGAGGCACTATGGCAACGCGTGCTATCGCGCCAAGTAATTCCCGGCGAGACTATACGCTACGGAGTCATCACTACCGGCATCTTCTGTCGTGTTGGCTGCCCGTCGCCCTCTCCTCTGCGTGACAACCTGCGTATCTATCCGGATAACCAGACTGCGCGTGCCGCTGGCTTGCGTGCCTGCCGACGCTGTCATCCGGAGTCAGAACGCGAGGTCGGCGCTATCGAATCCAATCACTGGCTGCTTGCTACCTGTCGTCAACTGGAAGCCGCCATCACTGCTGGTGAGACCGCGCCATCATTGGCCACGCTTGCGACACGTGCCGGGCTCAGCACCAGCCATCTCCAGCGGCGCTTCAAGACACTGCTGGGCCTGTCACCGGCCGAGTACGTCAGCGGGCTACGACAGCTGCGCTTCCACGATCTGCTTGAACAGGGTAGCAATGTCACTGACGCCATACTCGCGGCGGGATATCGCTCGACCAGCCGCGCCTATGCCCGCGCGGATGGCATATCGCCAAGCGTGCGTCAGCAAGGGGGCAAAGATGAAACGCTACTGGGTCTCCACTGGCCCTGCAGCTTCGGCATTCCCGAGCAGCACTGCTGGCTGAGTGCAGGGATCAGTGAACGCGGCGTCGTGGTCATCCAGCTGACAGACAACCGCGAGGCCGGACAGCAGGCATTGGAAGCCCGTCTGCCAAAAGCCTGTTGGCAGCATATCGATCCTCAGGATGAGAATGGACAATCACTGCATGCGGTACTCGGTGCGCGCCTGCTGGTGCTGTGTGAGCAACCGGAGATCAGTCACGCCTTGTTCCTTGAGCTTCCACTGGATATTCGCGGAACAGCCTTTCAGCTCACGGTCTGGCAGCAACTGAATGCCACCTTGAGCGGCAATACACTGACCTATCGTCAGCTGGCTGAGGCATTGGAACGTCCCACCGCCAGCCGCGCCGTCGCCAATGCCTGTGGCGCCAATCCGTTGGCACTGCTGACGCCCTGTCATCGCGTGGTACGCGGCGATGGCGGGTTGGGCGGTTATCGTTGGGGCGTTGAGCTCAAGCAGGCTCGCCTGGCACAGGAGGCCGGAGACAGGGTCAAACCGTAG
- a CDS encoding metal-dependent hydrolase, translating to MDSLTQICLGAAVGGAVMAPAIRRMPTARRGAAIRYALLGGAILGTVPDLDVLINYGDAVANYTHHRGFSHSLIVLSLLGLVLGWGLSKLPRLSSLGSGRLIAYCALCLVTHPLLDAFTTYGTQLLWPWPSRPISLASVFIIDPLYTLPLLITAVWAAIRGRAGHLLSVGLVLSSLYLGWGLAAKSWIDMRMTPVLASQGLKDAPRLIQPTPFNSLLWRVTVATPEADHEWQVGVLDSDEQLMHLARRDYPRQPALDDALRTLEDGQRLRWFAAPYLRTSREMNAHGEMLLAVTDIRLGSPDYHVFRFALARQTHAGKWQALDASQRLPSQRVDRAALLALWQSIRDPETRMQHRSRAASVTEDIEKQPATSG from the coding sequence ATGGATTCCCTTACCCAGATCTGCCTTGGAGCAGCCGTCGGTGGTGCAGTGATGGCGCCCGCCATCCGACGCATGCCTACCGCACGCCGAGGCGCCGCAATACGCTACGCTCTGCTCGGCGGCGCAATACTCGGTACGGTTCCCGATCTCGATGTATTGATCAACTACGGCGACGCCGTGGCCAACTACACCCATCATCGTGGTTTCAGCCACTCATTGATCGTGTTGAGCCTGCTGGGGCTCGTCCTCGGCTGGGGACTCTCGAAGCTGCCGCGGTTGTCATCGCTGGGTAGTGGTCGGCTTATCGCATACTGCGCCCTGTGTCTCGTCACGCATCCGCTGCTGGATGCCTTCACGACCTATGGCACCCAATTGCTGTGGCCATGGCCCAGCCGACCAATCAGCCTCGCCAGCGTATTCATCATCGATCCGCTTTATACCCTACCGCTATTGATTACCGCTGTGTGGGCGGCAATTCGTGGCCGAGCGGGACACCTTCTGAGCGTAGGTCTGGTGCTGTCGAGTCTTTATCTGGGCTGGGGGCTGGCGGCCAAGAGTTGGATCGACATGCGCATGACACCGGTGTTGGCAAGTCAGGGGCTAAAAGACGCGCCACGACTCATTCAACCTACTCCTTTCAATAGCCTGCTGTGGCGAGTCACTGTCGCCACGCCGGAGGCCGATCACGAATGGCAGGTAGGCGTACTGGATTCAGATGAGCAACTGATGCATCTCGCGCGTCGTGATTATCCCCGCCAGCCGGCGCTCGATGATGCATTGCGCACACTTGAGGATGGCCAGCGTCTGCGCTGGTTTGCCGCGCCGTATCTGCGTACTTCTCGCGAGATGAACGCACACGGCGAAATGCTGCTCGCAGTGACAGATATACGCCTTGGCTCGCCGGATTATCATGTCTTCCGCTTTGCGCTGGCCCGCCAGACACACGCTGGTAAATGGCAGGCGCTCGATGCTAGTCAGCGTCTGCCAAGCCAGCGTGTCGATCGCGCAGCACTGCTCGCCTTGTGGCAGTCCATTCGTGATCCCGAAACACGCATGCAACACCGCAGTCGTGCGGCGTCCGTCACCGAAGACATCGAGAAACAGCCTGCAACCAGCGGCTGA
- a CDS encoding sodium ion-translocating decarboxylase subunit beta, which produces MDKILNLWHGSGLYNMSFGQLAMIVIGLLLLFLAIRKNFEPLLLVPIGFGGILANIPEAGLALSAAEQAAHLGKPELLSAMAQALNVNISSLPLEEARHVVEQALHGEVPMVLKQLASNMALDAGFNNGMLYSFYNVSIASGIAPLVIFMGVGAMTDFGPLLANPKTLFLGAAAQFGIFATLLGAVALTSVGVMDFSLQQSAAIGIIGGADGPTSIYVASLLAPELLGAIAVASYSYMALVPMIQPPIMRALTTPKERSLVMTQLRPVSKTEKVLFPLVLLILVAMLLPDAAPLLGMFCFGNLMRECGVVERLSDTAQNALINITTIFLGLSVGSKLQADKFLAVETLGILALGVVAFGIGTACGVLMAKLMNKISKTPINPLIGSAGVSAVPMAARVSNKVGLEYNPHNFLLMHAMGPNVAGVIGSAVAAGVMIKYLG; this is translated from the coding sequence ATGGACAAGATACTCAACCTCTGGCATGGATCGGGGCTCTATAACATGAGTTTCGGCCAGCTGGCGATGATCGTCATCGGGCTGCTGCTGCTGTTCCTGGCGATCCGCAAGAACTTCGAACCCTTGCTGTTGGTGCCGATTGGCTTCGGCGGCATCCTGGCCAATATTCCTGAGGCCGGACTGGCCCTGTCGGCTGCCGAGCAGGCGGCGCATCTGGGCAAGCCTGAGCTGCTCAGTGCGATGGCTCAGGCGCTCAACGTCAATATCTCAAGTCTGCCGCTGGAAGAGGCTCGCCACGTCGTTGAGCAGGCCTTGCACGGCGAAGTGCCGATGGTGCTCAAGCAACTGGCCAGTAACATGGCGCTGGATGCCGGCTTCAATAATGGCATGCTCTATAGTTTCTATAATGTCTCGATCGCTTCCGGTATCGCGCCACTGGTGATCTTCATGGGAGTGGGCGCGATGACGGACTTCGGCCCGCTGCTCGCTAACCCCAAGACACTGTTCCTTGGTGCGGCAGCGCAGTTCGGTATCTTTGCGACGCTGCTGGGGGCTGTCGCGCTGACTTCGGTGGGCGTGATGGACTTCAGCCTGCAACAATCGGCCGCCATTGGCATCATCGGCGGGGCCGACGGGCCGACATCCATCTATGTAGCGAGCTTGTTGGCGCCTGAGTTGCTGGGTGCGATTGCCGTCGCGTCATACTCCTACATGGCGCTGGTGCCGATGATTCAGCCGCCGATCATGCGTGCGCTGACCACGCCCAAGGAGCGCAGCCTTGTCATGACCCAGCTGCGTCCGGTATCGAAGACCGAGAAAGTCCTGTTCCCGTTGGTGCTGCTGATTCTGGTCGCGATGCTGTTACCAGATGCTGCGCCTCTATTGGGCATGTTCTGTTTCGGGAATCTGATGCGCGAATGTGGTGTGGTGGAGCGTCTGTCGGATACCGCTCAGAACGCCCTGATCAACATCACCACCATTTTCCTTGGGCTGTCGGTCGGTTCCAAGCTGCAGGCTGACAAGTTCCTCGCGGTCGAGACACTGGGGATCCTGGCGCTTGGCGTCGTCGCCTTCGGGATCGGTACCGCCTGTGGCGTCTTGATGGCCAAGCTGATGAACAAGATATCGAAGACCCCGATCAATCCGTTGATCGGCTCGGCAGGCGTCTCGGCGGTGCCGATGGCGGCGCGAGTCTCCAACAAGGTCGGGCTTGAGTACAATCCGCACAACTTCCTGCTGATGCATGCCATGGGTCCTAACGTGGCGGGTGTCATCGGATCGGCGGTCGCGGCAGGCGTGATGATCAAGTATCTAGGCTAA
- a CDS encoding DNA-3-methyladenine glycosylase I: MADIVTASTYCENAPNHPFHGPYHDHEYGFPVSDDRVLFERFVLEINQAGLSWLTVLKKREAFREAFEEYDIARIATYDDDDRARLLSNAGIIRNRLKVNAVIHNAGVVMQLKESHGSFLGWLDTHHPQPLPQWITLFKKTFRFTGPEIVNELLMSCGYLPGCHRDDCPVQAHVLAAKPRWAEPGAMAVIQAGI, translated from the coding sequence ATGGCTGATATCGTCACTGCCAGTACCTATTGCGAGAATGCCCCGAATCACCCGTTTCATGGGCCGTATCACGATCACGAGTACGGCTTTCCGGTCAGTGATGATCGCGTGCTGTTCGAGCGTTTCGTGCTGGAGATCAATCAGGCGGGACTTTCGTGGCTGACGGTACTCAAGAAGCGTGAGGCCTTTCGCGAGGCATTCGAGGAATACGACATCGCCCGCATCGCCACCTATGATGACGATGATCGCGCACGATTGCTGAGCAATGCCGGTATCATCCGCAACCGACTCAAGGTCAATGCCGTGATCCATAATGCTGGCGTGGTCATGCAGCTCAAGGAATCGCATGGCAGCTTCCTTGGCTGGCTGGATACCCATCATCCACAACCATTGCCGCAGTGGATAACACTCTTCAAGAAGACCTTCCGCTTTACCGGCCCGGAAATCGTCAACGAGCTGTTGATGAGCTGCGGCTACCTGCCCGGCTGTCATCGTGATGACTGCCCGGTGCAGGCACACGTGCTGGCCGCCAAGCCACGCTGGGCCGAACCGGGAGCGATGGCAGTGATACAGGCTGGCATCTGA
- a CDS encoding glutathione S-transferase family protein, producing MLTLYGDRRSGNCYKVELLLHLLERHHHYIEVDILAGDTRTPEFLTRNVNGKIPLLELHRGETLSESNAILHYLADGSDYLPSDPFLHAKVLQWQFFEQYSHEPFIATARFINRYLGLPEERLAEYEAKQEGGRRALRVMEHHLKDHDWLVGEQFTIADISLYAYTHVANEGGFALEDYPAIRSWLARVAARPGHFDIPLD from the coding sequence ATGCTGACCCTCTACGGTGATCGCCGCTCCGGTAACTGCTACAAGGTCGAGCTGCTGCTGCACCTTCTCGAACGTCACCATCATTACATCGAAGTCGACATTCTCGCCGGTGACACCCGCACGCCGGAGTTTCTGACCCGTAACGTCAACGGCAAGATTCCCCTGCTGGAACTGCATCGCGGTGAAACACTGTCCGAGTCCAATGCCATCCTGCATTACCTCGCCGATGGCAGCGATTACCTGCCAAGCGACCCCTTTCTGCATGCCAAGGTGCTCCAATGGCAGTTCTTCGAGCAATACAGTCACGAGCCCTTCATCGCCACCGCACGCTTCATCAACCGCTATCTTGGCTTGCCGGAAGAACGTCTCGCCGAATATGAAGCCAAGCAGGAAGGGGGACGACGGGCCTTGCGCGTGATGGAACATCACCTCAAGGATCATGACTGGCTGGTGGGAGAGCAATTCACGATCGCTGATATTTCACTTTATGCTTATACCCATGTGGCAAACGAGGGCGGCTTCGCACTTGAAGACTATCCTGCCATACGTTCCTGGCTCGCTCGCGTTGCCGCTCGTCCGGGGCACTTCGATATCCCACTCGACTGA
- a CDS encoding GNAT family N-acetyltransferase, with product MLSPPPMTGLLMHPVTYRAMTPADHSAFMTMMEATPGVVIRKADEYAAVERYLIRNPGMSHLAFSDVRLVGCAMSGHDGKRGYLQHVMTASDMRGKGIARTLVERCLDALAQEGIDKVHLDTLHDNHQAHRFWERLGWSNRNAEIVRFSRLLVDDLNA from the coding sequence ATGCTCAGTCCTCCACCAATGACAGGCCTATTGATGCATCCCGTCACCTATCGCGCCATGACACCCGCCGATCATTCCGCCTTCATGACCATGATGGAGGCCACACCAGGCGTAGTCATCCGCAAGGCAGACGAATACGCCGCGGTCGAGCGCTATCTGATCCGCAACCCAGGCATGAGCCATCTGGCTTTCTCTGACGTACGATTGGTGGGCTGTGCCATGTCCGGTCATGATGGCAAGCGCGGCTATCTGCAACATGTCATGACAGCTTCTGACATGCGCGGAAAGGGGATCGCCCGTACGCTAGTCGAGCGGTGTCTTGATGCGCTGGCACAGGAAGGTATCGACAAGGTGCATCTTGATACCCTTCACGATAATCATCAGGCGCATCGCTTCTGGGAGCGGCTTGGCTGGTCAAACCGTAACGCCGAGATCGTACGCTTCTCACGTCTGCTGGTGGATGACCTCAACGCCTGA
- a CDS encoding DoxX family protein: protein MQFLENDDLGKLILRLTLGVLLLFHGLSKLLGDGGTLSWIAQQLEGMGIPGVVAYGVYIGEIIAPIMLVLGYQSRVAGLIVVGNMLFAFAVAHMGQLISLSPSGGWGLELQGFYLATGLAVVFLGSGRFAVQED, encoded by the coding sequence GTGCAATTTCTTGAAAACGATGACCTTGGCAAGCTGATCCTGCGCCTGACTCTAGGTGTGCTACTGCTGTTTCATGGCCTATCGAAGCTATTGGGCGATGGGGGAACCTTGAGCTGGATCGCTCAGCAGCTGGAAGGTATGGGCATCCCTGGCGTGGTGGCCTATGGCGTCTATATTGGCGAAATCATCGCACCGATCATGCTGGTGCTCGGCTACCAGTCACGCGTGGCGGGGCTTATCGTGGTCGGTAACATGCTGTTCGCGTTTGCTGTGGCGCATATGGGTCAGCTGATCAGCCTGTCGCCCTCCGGTGGCTGGGGACTGGAACTGCAGGGCTTCTATCTCGCGACAGGCCTGGCCGTCGTCTTCCTTGGCAGTGGCCGCTTTGCGGTGCAGGAGGACTGA